Genomic DNA from Triticum dicoccoides isolate Atlit2015 ecotype Zavitan chromosome 4B, WEW_v2.0, whole genome shotgun sequence:
aagGGACATGCATGCGTAGTAGGAGGATGTACCCGTTTCCAGAGGTCGGGGTCGGGCTTCTTGACGATGACGACGCGGTCGAGCAGGCCGGCGGGGTCGGGGATGCGCCAGCGGCACGTGACGTTTGGCGCGGGGGTGTGCCGCTCGTACTCGGTCACGGTCGTCTCCAGCGTCGCGTTGGTGCGCCGGCGCCGGACCCGGCGCTCCATGCGCGAGCGGCGCATGTAGTACACCTGGGGGCGCTGGCAGTGGTTGCGCGCCACGGGCCGCGTGTTGAAGGAGTAGGCGGTGTAGTCGGCGCGCTTGTACCAGTTGAGGAAGGTGCGCATGGGCGTCTCCATCTCGCGCGGCGACACCACCCCGCGCACCACCACCACGGCGAACCCCCACGACACGGACACCGTCCATTGCTTCTCCCGGTCGTAGCACACGGACTGCTGCGCCACGGCGGCCGGGTCGAGCCGCGCGGGCCCGTCGAAGAGCCGCCGCAGCGCGGCCGTGCGGGACCGCGCCGCCGGGAACACCGGCTGCAGGAAGTCGAAGTGGTGCAGCGTCACGAGCGGCACCACCGGGTGGGAGCCCAGCAGGCCGAGCACGTCCCCCCAGATGTCGCACTGGTGGAAGCCCAGGTGGCGGGTGAGCGGCACGCCCAGCTCCGACATGCACGCGTGGATGCGGTCGTCGCTGCCGTAGAGCGCCGGGTAGCGGTGCATGCAGCCGTCCTGCATGCGCGCCAGCTGCGCGGCCAGCGCGCGGCTGATGGcaaagccgccgccgccgaaggccaTGCCGTAGGAGAAGATGAGGTTCTGGATGTGGCTCTCGGACGGGTTCCCGATGTAGTAGGGCTGCGTGTGGTCGTACCGGGATAGCACGTCCACCAGGTTGTCCGGGAAGAAGACGGTGTCGTCGTCGCCCATCACGAACCACCGCACGCCGGGGAGCCCCAGCCGGTAGCTCTCGGAGACGATGCGGGAGATGCGCAGCGCCGAGCGGCTGCCGGCGCCGTGCGTGTAGGGGAACTCGGACGTGTCCGCGCTGATCTTGAGGGCGGGGAGGCCCGTGGAGGAGTTCCGGGAGTAGTACTCCGGCACCGGCTTGTCCAGCCACACGAAGCCGCGCATCTTCCCCGGCCGCCACCACACCCGGATGTACTCCCGCCGGCTCTTCCACATGGACGACGAGGCGCCGATGCCGAACAGGATGTGCCGCAGCCCCGTCGGCGCGGCGTCCGCGGACGGCTTCGGCTTCCCCACGCGCCGCGCCATCGGCGCCGGCGAACGCAGCATCACATTATTCGACGACGAAAACGAAGAAGCGTTGCGGCCGGCACCGGCGTCCGCCGCGAGACGAGCGACGGCATTGCTGGCGTCGTCGGCCGGCGGGCAGGAGCCGGAGTAGAgcggggagagggcgagggcgacgacGTAGACGGCGAGCACGGGGAGGAGCACGTAGAGCAGGAAGCCGTAGAGGAAGAAGGAGGCCTTGGACTTGGGCATGACCTTGCCGCCGGCGCCGGAGGGCATGACCACGATGGCGTGTCCTTGCAGTGCTCGACCGATCGGCTCCTGGCTCCTCCTTTGGCCCAGAGCGAGCAATGTGTGTCAGCGCGTCGACGGCATGGCCAGGGTCGGTCGACGAGTGGCTGGCTGGGAGTGCGCGCAGCGAGCGATCACCGGTGGTGGCGCGGTTTAATATAGCTCAGCGTTTCGCGCGCGTTCGTTTGTTTGCTGCCTTGCCTTGGTTCCTATCCTAGTATGTGTGTATGGGAAGCAATATGGCATGGTCAGCTAGCAAATCGCAAATGTAGGATCCATGTGTTACCTTGGTTGGTTTCGGTCTATGTGTTGGTGGGCAAATGGGAGATCAGATCGTGGCTGGGATGGAAATGGATCCCGGGCGCCATGTTCCATCCCTTCTCTTATGCATGTATGGCAATGGCATGGTCAATCACCACTCACCACATCGCATTTGCAGGAGGAGCAGCCATCTGTGTCATTCGGTTTTAGCTGGCCTGATCTCCTGTCTGTGGAATAGTGCTGTACAATTTTTTGTTTTTGAGAAAATTATACTGTGTTAACCAGGGTTAAAAATTGCAATGAAATTTCACATATTTCAGTGGGGTCTGAAATATTTTAAACACCGAAATTTTGATAATTTTTTAAACGGATTTCAATAAATTTAAATTAAGTCATAATTCATTAAAATTAAGTGAAATTCGAACTTAAAATCCAAAATAttccgaaattttgcatatttcaatgAGGTCCGAAATTGTTTTGTTTCTGAAATTATAAACCTTGTTAAGAACTAGCCTGTGGTCGCCCCCGGGTCGGACATATTGCGGCTCCTCTGCGGCATCGTCCGCCAGCGCGGCTCCGTCCGCCTCTGCGGCAGCATCCGTTACTACGGCAGCGCCCGCCAGGTCTGCAAGACCAGGGGATGCCAATTAGAATCAGAGAAAATAGACCATGCAGATGGAACCGAGTTGGGAAGGGCTCGCAGCAGTTTATGATCAGAAGGAGTACAACTTGATCCCGGTGGCTCAGTTAGTACTCTGTATGCCTTACTGACGCCACCGCCTCACAGGAAAACAACAGCAACAAGAATGAATGGATTGGTGTGGAATTGTCAGGGAATCAGCGGCTCCCGGACAGTTCGTGACCTCGTGACCCTCAATCAAGTATACCATCCTCGCTTTATTTTCTTATGTGAGACTAGACAAGGCAAAGATAGAGTTCGGCGACTACGTAACTGGCTTGGTCTGAAAGGCTTTGCTGGTGTGAGTAGAGAAGGGCTTAGTGGAGGGTTGGCCCTCTTCTGTATGTGGAGATAAAAGAGGCTAATCAGAGATGCATTGATGCACACATTGGTATGGCTCCGGGCAATGCAACATGGGGATTAACTTGTGTTTATGGCGAGCACAAGGTGGAGAACAGATACTTTATGTGGGTCAAAATGCGGGAGCTTAAAGCAAAGTCAGACTTACCATGAACCGTTATTGGCGACTTCAACGAGGCTATCTGGCAGTTTGAGCACTTCTCCCTCACTCGCCGCGCCGAGAGGCAGGTGGAGGCCTTTCGTGAAGCTTTGGATGATTTTGCACTCAGGATCTTGGATTCAGAGGCGTTCCTTTCACTTATGATAACAAACGTGCCGGTAGGAAGAATGTAAGACTACGGCTCGATCGAGTCATGGCGAATGATGCTTGGCGTGATATCTTTCCGGATGCCTCTGTGGAACATATTGTAACATCATGCTTGGATCATTGTTTCTTCTGGAGAACTATCTATCTTGTGTGTGCTCTGCTGGTTGCGATGACAGGCGCGTCTGATAGCATAATCTTGATTGTTAGGTTTGTATTAGTGTGTGCATGTACGAGTTGCCTAGGTCGTGTCTGGTTAGGACACCAGTGATTAATGTGGCCGGTGATTAGTTTAGGTGAGACTAGGAGTAGTCTAGGTTGGAGTCGGCTTGGAAGTAGAGTCCGTGACATGT
This window encodes:
- the LOC119294176 gene encoding uncharacterized protein LOC119294176 gives rise to the protein MPSGAGGKVMPKSKASFFLYGFLLYVLLPVLAVYVVALALSPLYSGSCPPADDASNAVARLAADAGAGRNASSFSSSNNVMLRSPAPMARRVGKPKPSADAAPTGLRHILFGIGASSSMWKSRREYIRVWWRPGKMRGFVWLDKPVPEYYSRNSSTGLPALKISADTSEFPYTHGAGSRSALRISRIVSESYRLGLPGVRWFVMGDDDTVFFPDNLVDVLSRYDHTQPYYIGNPSESHIQNLIFSYGMAFGGGGFAISRALAAQLARMQDGCMHRYPALYGSDDRIHACMSELGVPLTRHLGFHQCDIWGDVLGLLGSHPVVPLVTLHHFDFLQPVFPAARSRTAALRRLFDGPARLDPAAVAQQSVCYDREKQWTVSVSWGFAVVVVRGVVSPREMETPMRTFLNWYKRADYTAYSFNTRPVARNHCQRPQVYYMRRSRMERRVRRRRTNATLETTVTEYERHTPAPNVTCRWRIPDPAGLLDRVVIVKKPDPDLWKRSPRRNCCRVVSSPRNGTKLDRTMAVDVGVCRDGEFARV